The Prunus dulcis chromosome 3, ALMONDv2, whole genome shotgun sequence genome segment CCAATATAATACTCCCCCTCCCTTCCATAGTgaatgaacccaaaaaaaaaaaactttattaTTACATACAATGATGAgagttatatattttttatagtAAATTTAGGGCCTGTCTGGTAATGTTTTTAGAGAGCATTTTCAGATAATGTTTTCATAGAATGAAAacgagaaaatgaaaatgcattTTCAGAGAACAAAAACGCGTCTGGTAGGTTAGTTGAAAACTGTTCTCAGAGAACGAAAACAGTAAAAGCGCGTCTGGCAGAAATAtgtgaaaattacaaaaacagtgaatatgtaactttaattaaaatgCATTATGCTTTTTTAATACAACATTATGTAATCAATATGTgagtttcaaaaaaaaaattagtacgtatattatttttaaaaagtatttttttaatcatctAAAAGaatatcatttaaaaaatagaataaaattctaaagtataaaactagaattatctttttttttatttaaattaaaatgaaaccTCAACCCAACATTATCTTTCACTCTCTGCAAACCCACCCCAATTCTATcacttccctctctctctctctcccccgccAGATGcctctctcattctctctctctctctccaaaattgAAGAATCAGACCAACCCCCATCTTTTCCACATTCTCTTCATGCTGCTACACCctatctctgtctctctcttaaTGCAACCTCACCTTCCAATAGCTTCCCAGCTCCTTTTCCCTTTCTTGGGCTGAAAATTGATTCACAATTACTTGTTCAATGATGGTGGTTCAATTCAATTGTGCAGAGATTCTGTTAGGTTCGATtgtgtaagatcccacatcaaccaacggagagggggtgatgtgccttatatgtgcacacccgtatccatctagcacgaggccttttgggagctcactggcttcggagtcgtaggaactccgaaattaagcgagttgggggctagagcaatcccaggatgggcgACCCACTAAGAAGTTACTCGTGAGttcccataaacaaaaccgtgagggcagagaggggggcccaaagcggacaatatcgtgctacggcggagttgatcccgggatgtgacaatttggtatcagagccactctgccttgtggtgcgagtgtgccgacgtggacgtcgggcccttaagggggtggattataagatcccacatcaaccaacggagaggggatgatgtgccttatatgtgcacacccgcatccatctagcacgaggcattttgggagctcattgACTTCGGAGTCgtaagaactccgaagttaagcgagttgagggctagagcaatcccataATGGGtaacccactgggaagttgctcgtgtgctcccagaaacaaaacggTGCGGGCaaagaggggggcccaaagcggacaatatcgtgctacggcggagttgatcctgggatgtgacaatttggtatcagagccactatgtcgtgtggtgcgagtgtgccgacgaggatgtcgggcccttaaggggggtggattgtaagatcccacatcaaccaacggagagggggtgatgtgccttatatgtgcacacccgcatccatctagtacgaggccttttgggagctcactggcttcggagtcgtaggaactccgaagttaaacGAGTTgagggctagagcaatcccaagatgggtgacccgctgggaagttgcttgtgtgctcccagaaacaaaaccgtgcagGCATAGAGGGGGCCCCAAAGCgaacaatatcgtgctacggcggagccaatcccgggatgtgacagaTTGAGTGGCACTGATGTCAATCTGGTTCGATGGGGCGATGGTGATTTTGATTGGGTGATTGTCGTGGTTCAAGCTCTGCATGTGGTTCTCTGCTGGCAACTTTTGACGGCGGTTTTGGTCTGACGGAGAGAAGATTGAGCGAGAGAAGCAGCGTGTTTTCAGAGTTTGTTTCCTGTGAGAATGAAAAcagttcttttttctgttttctacaAGTAGACGTGAAgttgttcttgttttcataaaacgtTCTCCctgttctttgtttttgccCACCGAACaggttttctgtttgtttttgttctctcaaaatgaaaatgggcTCTCAAAACATAAACGAACGGGGCCTTAGGTTTTAGCcaaaaacaaacttttacttttgaaaaaagctaaaacttttttgaaaaagacagaaaaacctctcaactttcaaaccaaagacatgcaaatgtaaaggattccttaggaaatccaaaaataaataagggcaattttgtccattttggcttcttttaaaaaattctccttcctttgaccttttccaaagtcttttttttttaaaaaataaaaaataaaaaaaatattttaaggTACATTTAACTTGATGAGAGTTAGaattagaataaataaattgaggTCCATGCAACGAATCGAATTTATGAACCAATTTGGAAGTAAAACAATGTGTGATTATTACTATGTACTAGtcttattttctatttttcaaattattttattcaatacCTTTAAGGTGAATATTTAGTATTTTATATAAGAATGAAAGTTATGTTTATGTGCATAAATATATTGTTATTGTAATCAatgagttttctttttatcacaTAATAACTTAATTTCCAAtgttgagaagaagaaaaaaaattatggcaTTTTGGTGTTTCTAGCATTGCACCGTATTTTATTAACTATAGAACCACtacgaaagaaaaaaaatacatagaaattttttttttggacctAATGCTAAATCCGTACACAACACTAAATTCGCTCAATTCACTTAGAAGTGAGGATAAAGGATTTTGAAGTGATGAGACTTTAAAGTGATGAGATTTTGAAAGTGAGGGAATGAGATTTTAAAGTGCATAACTACAAAGTGATAAAATTAGTAAAGTGGCAAATTATTTTGTTGGTGGGATTTGTTTTGGTGTTTGCTACATTACTTTTATATCATTCAGAAAACAAGAATCTAGACATATGAATGTTTCTGTACTTTTTGGACAATCATTTGATTCTACACAAAATCATGTAGTCCCTCAACAAACCTAtagattaaaataattaaaataaaataaaaatatattccATATTGGTTCTCACTTCTCATTGAATCATGACttctttttaacaaaatacGAACTAGAATAAGAAAAACTTATCAATGTAACAGTCCACGACCAAATAACATGAAAACCCATTTTCTTGGAGCAGTTTTTAGTGGCATAGGTTATGAATGGATGGGTCTAAagattgtttctttttaagaGATAAGAAATCAACTTGTTTTGAGGTCTGATCGAGAGAAATTTTTAGATGACCGTAACATTGTCACGTTGTATTATTAATTCATTTACATTATAACAcatgtatattttatttaaaatataaatcggTCTCACCCATAGATTTGATTTAGTAACACCATATGGTAGTATTACGATGACATGTCGAATTTACAACTAATGAATAGTTGAATAAAAAGACCATTATACCCATGACCCATTGTTATAATGCTTGCAATATTATTGAGCGGAAAGGGTTCTACTAGTCACTATTAGTGCAACACAGAAAAATTAGCAATTTCCTAGCCAAATTTTGAGCAAAAATAGGTAAGTATTAGTTCCAATCTCAATTTAATTAGGTTGGTATTTGGCAAGTAAGACTTGTACACCATCGTCTAATGTAGGGTGGCttgcatatttttttgttgaattaaACTTTAATTTCTTAGAAAATACTCgttaaaagaaattatttaaacAATGTGttactgtatatatatatttttttataaaatatttgcGGACttagaatttagaaaataTTGTTGTTTTCTCTAAAGAGCAATCAAAGAAGCTTTAAAAACAAGGCTGATTGCTAATCCAATTCCTGGTTAGATattggtttattttatttttggaaagGCAGTCTAATTAATGCATGCAAAACTCAAAGCATGTAGGTCTTTTGAACCTTTAAAACAACCCTATTTCCTAAttggaaaacaaaacttaTTATAATTAGTAGCCCCTTTgggaatattatatatactacGCCCTACCATCATATATAGTTATTGCTATTAGGATCACTTTGTTCTAGTGCCCGAGAGCTTTAGCGACTTTACCATCTTTCTGGtttcttcttcattgtttCGTGAACAATAAGAAGAACATGCTTGTTAGACTCTTGATTGCTTCATCTCAGTTGATTGGTTTGGTGTATAGCCAAAGAATATTTGATGTTTTCAAGTATGGTGCTGTTGGAGACGAAAGAACTGATGATTCCAAGGTAATTAACTTCTCGTAACAAATGCGTTTAATTTTTTCGAGTAATGTTCATTTGTTAGATTAGCTTGACGTATTAATATTATCaaactttgaattttaaacCACATATTCATAGAGGCTTTTGTAACAACTCGGGGAGAGTTATGTGGAGCAGTTGATGAAGCCAACTTGTTATACCAGAGACGAAAACATTTTTATTGCAGCCCATCAAGTTTAAAGGTCCTTGCAACTCAAATAGTGTTCATGTTCAGGTAATAAAtcattcaaattattattttctcaacaATATGATTATTACATACTGAAaacttattaattttttttcccctatcCTATTGAGTGTGGTGAGCAGATCCTAGGCAAACTGGTGGCACCCAAAACGATGGATACATGGAAAGGGTGTGATGATTGGCTCCAATTTTCGAATGTGGGCAATCTCTTGATCGATGGTTCAGGAGAAAATGACGGCGATGGCTGTATAGCCATCAACGGTGGCTGCTCCGATCTCAATATCGCCAACATCGCGTACGGGCCAGGCCATGGTATAAGGTACGTAGTCCTTAACACAAATCCTTATTGAAAAAGTTTCGcttaaaatatcatattaacttaaaattttattttgcaaaaaGTGTGGGAAGCTTGGGAGCAAATGGGGCGCTTGAGAAAGTGAACAATGTGTACGTGAAAGATTGTAGTTTCAGTGGGACTACAAATGGAGCTAGAATCAAGACATGGCAGGGCGGATCGGGGTATGCTAGGAACATAACTTTTGAAAAGATCACACTCGATGCAGCTAAAAATCCTATCATCATTGACCAGTTTTATTGTGACCGTGATCACGACTGCAAAAGTCAGCCCTCGACTTTGTCGGTGGATTATGTGAAGTACATTGATTTTGAAGGAACTTCTGTGAGTGAGGAGGCGATCTAGTTAGATTGTGACCAGAATTCAGGTTGCCACAACATTATAATGGACTGCATCAAAATCACTTCTGCGGTTCTTGGCAAGAAGATTTATGCCTCCTGCAATAATGCTATTGGAACTTCCCTTGGCACTACTGTGCCCAATGTACCTTGCCTCAAGTCAGGGGACAAACCAACTACTTCTCTGTCAGCTACGCCTCCATCAGCTCCGCCTTTGCCCGTTACGCCTCCGCCATCTCCGCCTGTGCCGACTACACCTCCAATAGCTCTGATTTTGCCAACTCCGCCCTTGCCAGTTACGCCTCCGCCATCtccgcctctctctctctctctgtgcctCTACCTTCGCCATCTTCGCCTATGCCGGCAACTACGCCTCCACCAGATCTGCCTCTGCCAACTAGGCCTCTGCAAGCTCCTCCTATGCCATTTACACCCCTAGCTCCGCTCCTACCATTTCCTCCTTCACCAGCTCTGCCAGCAACACCACAAATGTCCTTCACAGCGGAACCAGGAGTGGCAGATATGTACTTCACATCTGGAGATACTAAACTACATAAGAAACACTATATTTGGTATCAATTAGCGATCGTGTATGTGTTACAGAAACTActgtttgagatatttaggTAAACGAATCGCTTTCACTTGttgtaaatatataaatttttttattcttttcccTACTTGTAATCACAACAATTAGATAACTCCCAAAAGtactaaaaaaacaattatagaCCTATCTAAGaatttcatccaaaaaagagTTACTGTAAGCTACTGATGTAAATACTTGTCAATTGAGTTATGTAGGCCtcaagttttcattttcttcatcattgTACTTGTCAATTCTCAAAATTCCTCACTACCTTTTCAATAACAAATTGTGATTATCAGTCAGATCGTTAAATAATGCAATGCTTCCAATAACCAGGAAATGTAAAAAGACAACTCCCTCCGTACAGTTTTTTCCCGAAATCGATCGTAAAATCTTGTGATAAATTAATATAGAAAATTGAATCAAAGGATATTTCCAGAAGGATCGAAACATTTGACACAAGTAACAAATTCTCTTCATTATATCATTCATTGCTCACgccattcaaattcaaataaattcttcacacaaaaaaacaaattcagaaaaatTCTCAGCACTAGAATTTAGTCACGGGGAGACGTGCTATGAAAGATACTAGAATTTCAATCGTACAACTAGTTCAATTCGCTTTCCCTTGATTTTCTCAGCAACAGCAACGAAACGCAAATAAACAGTTGAAAGACAATTTCACATAgcaaaataaatcaacaagACGAGAAGGTAATCGAGACAGGCAGCGTAGACTCACCAGAATCTTGCCAGTGAAACAGACGGTGAGGACGACGTCTGAGTTGGAAGAGAATCGAGATCCATCTTTCAAATGGCCATCGCTTTCTGTACTTGGATCCAGAGGCACGAGATCGGGACACGTGGTGGAGTGGAGGTAGCCGGAGGAGGAAGTGGACCTCccactgctctctctctctctctaaattcTAATGGCGCTCCGCCACTGCTCGCATGGTACAGCCAGAGCCCCCGCCATTTCTTTCAGGctatttctctttcttttccgTTTCTTCTTTCCGCCTTGGTTTGGGTCCATGGCAGCAACGAAATTCGAAATTTCAGACCGGAGGGGAAATCAagtaagaaaagaaagaacgaATTTATATGAACAGACGGACAGCTGTCGCTGTGTGATTGGTATATTGCTAGACCAGGGTCGTCACATCTCgcgccttttctttttttttcttttttgccaaaatttttgAGGGACTTTCGGATGGGATTTGGGGTATGTGGAATTTGAAAGTCCCATATGGTGAGAGTAACATGTTTGGCAAATTTTAAAACAGAATTTGAGAAATTCCAGGAACTTTAAAGACTACTCCGGTTTTGTCCTATGTGGTTTTCTCCGGGAAGATTATAAATAGGCCACAGTTTACATGTCGACGCTATGTTGTTATCCTTCCTATTGATTGAATGAAATCCATGCTTGGGAGGTGAAAGTCCCAGGACTAAAATGAGCATTCGGCCTTTCTGTTTGCactaatgtttatttatttatttggcctaaaatcaatttatttatctaCATTTTTATGGAAGTATAAACCCATCAATTTATGATGCTTAGAGGATGATGAAGGAAGAAACTTCATTTTGCTTTTAGGAGGAGGGAAGTGAATGACAACTCTTCAAGAAAGCCACACACTAATTTCAAGCAAATGTAATAGCCGGTTGATAGGAGCACAAAACATGAATACTTTTTACCAACCAAGAACATTGCATTTCAGATTAAGAAACTGAGAGCAGTTTGCATTTTGAGTAAAATGAAAAGTATATGTCCATTATAGATCAAATTTCATTCTTGTAAACATTTCTCATTATCCCCATTTTATGCACCCATTTACCAAATTCCCATGAAACCAACAACATTATCCACccgaaattgaaaaaagaaattccaGAATTCACAGAGATATATTTAACCTAAGTTAATAACTGGGGCACAGTCGATAAATGAAAGCTTTGTTGAGGAGATTGAGCCTAAGAACATACAGCTGTTTAATGTAATTTTCAAGAGGAAATGCAATTTCCATGAGCCACCACCATCTGAAAGATGTGCTAACTTCCAAGTCATAAGTACTGCTCTTGAATCCTTGCCCTATTCTCTTCCCACCACAATCTGGCATGCATTTCACTAAACTTTTCCCGGCTGCATAAGCAAAGGATACAGAAAATAAGTTTCATATTCAAGCAAATTTGACCAGTGCAAAAGATAAATTGGTATATACTTGAAAAGCCTCACTTCATTGTTGAATTAAGGTCCAACTTTGcaagtcaaacaaaaaaataatagtaaaaGAACAGGAAGGCTTTGGTTTGCATGTGATACCATCCATAGGGAAATGGTGTCACAATCCACACTTCACCGGaatgtaaaaaagaaaactaccAAATGTACTGACCCGGTCTATGTTCTCACTATTTCAGACAGCAGTGGAGAACAAAACAATCACTAATGCCACAAGCAAGGCAGTACAAAATACAACTTAGCAAAAATCAACTCAAAATAACTATTCACAATATAGAAACCTAGTTACCTGAACCGGACACGTCTAAGCTCCCTAGTGCCACCTGGCAATGCTCTTATAGTGATGTACACTCCTGGTTCGTCCTGTTCAACCCACTCAGTCTCCATATCACTAGCGTTGCTAACTGAAAACTCTCCTGAGCGATCTGCCTCTGAACTAGTCCTTACAGAACCATCTATTGATGATGATTCATTCACCCCACTGATGCTGGAAAGTTTAGGTGTTGAAGCTAGACCACTGGTGTCACAGTAAGGACGGGATTGCATTGGATGGTGGTCAAGTGAATCGGATGAAGAGTACCCCATTCCCATTGGTCTGTGGAAGTTGCGCGGCAAGCGCTCTTTGCTCAGTGGGGGAGTCACAGGACTTTCCCTAGCAGATTCAACCTTTGAGCTCTGGAAgagggggaagaaaaaaagtactTTTAAACATTAGAAATGTACATCATCAACGCTAGAATGTGATTCCAATCATACAAAATTGATCACCAAATTTGATGTTGTTAGGATAGCAAGGTAATTCATGAATCAAAGTAACTTagtgagaaagaaagggaTGGAGGTAGGCAACATATTATAACTAAATTGATCTGAGATACAACAGATAACAAAATGTTCCATATTACAACCTTGGCTGGTGATAAAAAATGTCTCAACCTCATGCCCAAATTACGACAGATGAAGTTCTCTGGTTGATCCTTCTAGAATCAATAATGCATActtgataaataaaatttattttacctttACTTACCCCTTAGGTTACCAACATCAAGaaaatatttgcataattACATTGGGGATGAGCTCACCTCGTCTTCAGATCTAGGTGGAGTTGGAAGTGGGACTGCTTGGTGATTGAACCTTTGGACATTGTACAGTTCCATGACCTTGTCATAATTTTCTGCCCACCACCTTTGAGCTTGCCATTTGTTAAACATTTCACGACTGATCAAATTTACAAGACAGTGATTAGTAGATTTAGTAAATTCACGACATgatcaacaagaacaagatAAACAAGTAGGGCATATATCACAGGGTGAATAAGAGTTCACTCAAGCAAACAGAACTTTGGGATAAGCACCAAATCCTGCTGATTATGACTGCGGAACAAGACTGATCAAGATGTCAACATATAATTAGAGGACATTGATTCAAGACTGGGACTATTCTTTTGCTGATTTAGAACTCTTACTTGTCACCTAACAAATAGTTAATAGTATATCTGTACAGGACATAGTTCACATAACGTTTGTCACCTAACAAATAGTTAATAGTATATCTGTACAGGACATAAGTTCACATAACGTGGAGCTACTGTACGTCTATTTCTTTATGAAGGCGAGATATTCATATGAGTTGCTTTTAACCACTTTGTAATCACCTAGCAAAACTTAATGGAAATTAAACAAAGCTATAGAGATGTAGGCCTCCCCCATATTTAGACCCATACAAAGTGTGTTACAATTCTAAAGTCTCATCAATGAAGTCTTTCTCTCTTTGACACCACATCCAACACTCGGGTTAGCACGGAACGATCTCATAGAATGGATTAATATACACTGGTATTATGTTTATCGTGATGTTAAGTCATTGAATACACCATGAGTAAAGCTACCCATGAAAGGAGAGAGTACCACCAGATAAGTGTCAATAGGGTGGGCTGATGATGAGGACGTCAGGTCTTGGGAATATGGTAGAATGTTAAGatcctaaaaacaaaataaaactcttTGACAGCTCAAACCGTTGAAGAGTATCAGCTGGTTCTTAATCTAGGGCCACCCACCACACAAATGAGTGAGAAATGACAGTTCACATGCAACTTACCTGCTACAATCCCACACTCTCATTATATTGTTAAAAGTCCAACTACAATGGACAATGTGACGATAGACCAACCCCAATCAACATTCCCATACTAAAAACAAGTAATCACATTCAAAGAATCAGAAGCTATACTTCCAGATCaagaacaaacagaaaaagatCAAAACACAATGGACAAAAAGATACAGTGGTTCAAACGGCAGCACCATAGCAAAAGCATGTGGTCACACATTCACATTCACACTCCACCAAAATCAGAATCTTCACCATCATATCAACTCCAAACAAGAGAAAGTACCTGAACCGAATACGCTTGAGATCATTTCCTCCTTGGggcaaagaaacaaaagtgaTGATCACACCAGGCTCCACTTGTGCCACCCATTCTTTAGGCTCATCTTCCTCCATTAAAACAATAGACTCCGTCCGTCCACTCACTGACGCCGGCGTCCCTTCCCCGCTGGATAGGGCTTTAAGCCTACTGTCCATCTCCTTCCCCCATAGCCTGGGTGTCGAATTCGAGCTCCCCATTGTTCTCCGGTATGAGTAGTGGAACCTCGCCGACTCCGAGTTGGTATCGGATTCAGCATAGTTCCGGTTCCGGTTGTCATTGCAGGACCGTGAACATGGCTTGCAGTTTTTGTAGGCTCCTGAGGCCTTCAATGCCATGTCCTTGATCTGAAAAAAGATAAGTAGTTCTTAGAAAATgctggaaaaataaaatctggGTCTTACTTATTCCATGGTTTTGTTCACAAAACTGTGAAGTTTCAGCTGAATTAAATCTTTTACACTCCCACTGTTTTATTTACAAAGATTGAGAACAGAACAGAAACCTTACTCTGTGTTTGGTTCCTGAGAAAATGAAGAGAGAATTAGCGAAAAAAAACAGGTTCTGGGTCTTTCTTAACTCATCACCCAAATGTCAATTAGGCTCAACAAAGCATTATTgaactccttttttttttttctctctacaTTTTCTGTGAAACCAAACAGAAGTATAAAAACTTACGAGTTACGAGATTACCTGAGCAGTGAGAGCTTTGATGGCTTGCTTGGTTCTAGGAGTCCCAGCCACGGCATCGTCTTCGTCTTGTTGATGGTGGAGAGATCCATTGTTGAGCTGCTTGGAGCAGGGTATACAAGTAAGCATCTCCGATTCTCAAtcgaaaaataaataaatagaacaAGAATTCGGATCAGATAGCCTCTGCCAAGTGCCAAGCTAGCCCCACTGAACAATCACAGCCAACCACAATAAGCAACAAGCTGAAGATCTCGTTCTTCAGTGAATTCAATCCCACAGAACCTCCACATGGAAAAATGGCAATAGCTTATGGGCTCTGGTTGGTACACTGAacagagtgagagagagagagagagagagagagaggagagagagagagagagaggatgaggaGGTGACCGTTAATGAAGGAAAGAGGCCAAGGAAGGGTGTATGTGATAGTGGCGATTTGCAAGgatgtgttttcttttggatcCGAATGACTTGTAAAGTTTATACCTATTccctacaaaacaaaaccccatTCCCTTCTtagaagaaagggaaaaagtCATTTTCATCTATGCATCATTTTATAGTCCCCgtagttttaattttctatattttatctatataattttaaatttgagcaATTTAAGAAcgctttaaaaaatttgtaaaatccTTCTAATTTTGTTGTTATGTCAAATCTCATGCTAAAAAGGAAACataattggattgaatttgacCGAATTTGTACCAGATTACTAGAACTTAAAAATgtataataaaattgaaactatGATGTCTAAAATGGTAAAATTGGCAAATTGTGATTTGTTGccataaaacaaatattaaaataaataaaaatagagaATGAGTATCTGtcactctctttctttctgtttgcTTGATTCTGAGGGGGGTCTTGGGTACATTGAGATTTGGGCAATGGCCAATTGCAAAACTGGTGGTGAGGGGCTTAACCAGCAATAATAaccataataataaaaataataacaataatagaatgaaaattattattattattattatagtaATTAATGTAGCCTAGCTGGCCCTATGGGTGTGGGCGTGGGCCATTGTGTGTGTCTGCGTCATGCGTGCGCCCCCAGCGCCACCCTAAACGAGCGAAAAAGGTGGAAACCAGACGCTAGCGCtctgactctctctctctctctctctctctctctctctcacgccCTTGTCCTCGAGTTTTATCACTTTTGCTACATTTCCTACTCATCTTTTTTTGGgatacttattttattttatttttataattaatacaAATTGGATTTTGCAATAGCTCTTACAAGATTTTAGCAAATGAGATGGCAAACAGGTTGAAGATGATTCATCCGGATATTATCTCGGGTAATCAAAATGCCTTTGTACCAGGAAGGCAAATCCAAGATAATATCCTTGTAGCTCACGAAGCCTTTCattatttaaagaagaaaaaaattgatggtGTTTTTGAAGCGGGTATAAAAATTGATATGAACAAAGCTTATGATCATATTAAGTGAgactttttgtttgttcttatGGAAAAAATGGGTTTTGCTAGTGATTGGATTCTCCTCGTCAAAGCATGTCTCACTACAGTGTCTTTTGCTGTAATTGTTAAGCAAACGAACcctaaattaatgttctaaaTTAATGAGCCCTAAATTAATGTCCTTTTTTATTAAGTTAGACCCTATTGATAGAGAGAGACATTATTATTAGACCTTTTCAATTCTTGGTGTATGTAGGTTTGTATGCAATTTACGTGAGAGCATTCATTTGAAAAGTTAATGCTCGTGAGCTATATAACTCGCAAATATCTAGCAATTATGACAAGAATAAATTTAGTCATGACATGAGATGGGATGGCATGGAATGTTTTGCAACAGCGGATTGATATGTAAAGAAACAATTACTCATTTAGACCACGTAAAGGTATTGTATGGGTGAGTGTGGTGCGGTTTGGGTCAGATTAAGACCTAAACCGCTAAACACACTGTTAGTATTAAGTTTATCGATGTTAAATTCATAATCAAGCACACTATTATTCGATTAGTTTGTCCATTTTATTAACAGTCAGACGACtaaacaatttttaatttggttgattttttctACACATATGATCTTTAAATAGGGCATCAAAACACACAGTAGGATGtcaatttataatttaatttatgtcaAAAGTGATATTGTTTAGTAGGAAGTGCTTAACGACCAAACTTCAACGAAAGCAAATTTGATTCTGTGTTTGGTCAATAGCGAGCACGCTTGTAGAAAAGCAGTACGGATAGAAAATCCATGCTATA includes the following:
- the LOC117622454 gene encoding merozoite surface antigen 2, allelic form 3-like, with the protein product MDLDSLPTQTSSSPSVSLARFCLVSPDVKYISATPGSAVKDICGVAGRAGEGGNGRSGARGVNGIGGACRGLVGRGRSGGGVVAGIGEDGEGRGTEREREAEMAEA
- the LOC117620515 gene encoding protein Brevis radix-like 2, whose product is MLTCIPCSKQLNNGSLHHQQDEDDAVAGTPRTKQAIKALTAQIKDMALKASGAYKNCKPCSRSCNDNRNRNYAESDTNSESARFHYSYRRTMGSSNSTPRLWGKEMDSRLKALSSGEGTPASVSGRTESIVLMEEDEPKEWVAQVEPGVIITFVSLPQGGNDLKRIRFSREMFNKWQAQRWWAENYDKVMELYNVQRFNHQAVPLPTPPRSEDESSKVESARESPVTPPLSKERLPRNFHRPMGMGYSSSDSLDHHPMQSRPYCDTSGLASTPKLSSISGVNESSSIDGSVRTSSEADRSGEFSVSNASDMETEWVEQDEPGVYITIRALPGGTRELRRVRFSREKFSEMHARLWWEENRARIQEQYL